From the Deinococcus yavapaiensis KR-236 genome, one window contains:
- a CDS encoding aldehyde dehydrogenase family protein, with translation MTVLSVTVVPHFIAGRRVEGGPSARVLEPATGRALYDVPQGGAEEVRAALDAAVKALTQTRQLPAHRRADLLRRASALLSERADEFARVIATEAGKPLKASRMEVARSVENLAFAADAASTLAGQTVPLDASKFGEGKFGFTVRAPRGVVAAISPFNFPLNLALHKVGPALAGGNTVVLKPAPQTPLTALMLAELLTDAGFPAGAVNVLHGGAELGGVLVSAPEVAIVSFTGSPGVGEAIKKASGLKPVVLELGNNAANIVDESADLDLAVRKLAASSFAYQGQVCIHPQRLIVHEAVYDAFKEAFVAASRALIVGDPLDPATDVGPLVDERAGARLAEWIREAVDLGGRVVLGGTANGRYLPPTILEDVPPHARIVREEAFGPVVVLSRATTFDEAIRQANDSRYGLQTGVFTRDLAKALVAARDVEAGGVIVNDASTFRVDQMPYGGIKDSGFGREGALASVEELTYLKIVVLST, from the coding sequence ATGACGGTCCTCAGCGTGACGGTCGTTCCGCACTTCATCGCGGGGCGACGCGTGGAAGGCGGTCCTTCCGCCCGAGTCTTGGAACCCGCGACTGGCCGCGCCCTCTACGACGTTCCGCAAGGCGGCGCCGAAGAAGTGCGCGCGGCCTTGGACGCCGCCGTGAAGGCATTGACGCAAACGCGGCAACTGCCCGCGCATCGCCGGGCGGATCTCCTGAGGCGAGCGTCCGCCCTGCTCTCGGAGCGCGCCGACGAGTTCGCCCGCGTTATCGCGACCGAGGCGGGTAAGCCTCTCAAGGCGTCTCGGATGGAGGTCGCGCGTTCGGTCGAGAACCTCGCCTTTGCCGCCGACGCCGCCTCGACGCTCGCCGGGCAGACGGTCCCGCTCGACGCGTCGAAGTTCGGCGAAGGCAAGTTCGGCTTCACCGTTCGCGCGCCGAGGGGCGTCGTCGCCGCCATCAGTCCGTTCAACTTCCCGCTCAACCTCGCCTTGCACAAAGTCGGACCGGCCCTCGCGGGCGGCAACACCGTGGTTCTCAAGCCCGCGCCGCAAACGCCCCTCACGGCCTTGATGCTCGCCGAGCTTCTCACCGACGCAGGCTTTCCGGCGGGCGCCGTGAACGTCTTGCACGGCGGCGCGGAACTTGGCGGCGTCCTCGTGAGCGCGCCCGAAGTGGCCATCGTGAGCTTCACGGGCAGTCCCGGCGTGGGCGAAGCCATCAAGAAGGCGTCGGGTCTCAAGCCCGTCGTGCTGGAACTCGGCAACAACGCCGCCAACATCGTCGACGAAAGCGCCGACCTCGACCTCGCCGTGCGCAAGCTCGCCGCTTCGAGCTTCGCGTACCAAGGTCAAGTCTGCATTCACCCGCAACGCCTCATCGTGCACGAGGCGGTGTACGACGCCTTCAAGGAGGCGTTCGTCGCCGCTTCGCGCGCCCTGATCGTCGGCGATCCACTCGATCCTGCCACGGACGTGGGTCCCCTCGTCGACGAACGCGCGGGCGCACGGCTCGCCGAGTGGATTCGAGAAGCCGTCGATCTCGGCGGTCGCGTCGTCTTGGGCGGCACGGCAAACGGGCGTTACCTGCCGCCCACCATCCTCGAGGACGTTCCGCCGCACGCCCGAATCGTGCGCGAGGAAGCTTTCGGGCCCGTCGTCGTGCTGTCGCGCGCCACGACGTTCGATGAAGCGATTCGTCAAGCGAACGACAGTCGGTACGGCTTGCAGACGGGCGTCTTCACGCGCGACCTCGCCAAGGCGCTCGTGGCGGCGCGCGACGTCGAAGCGGGCGGCGTCATCGTGAACGACGCCAGCACCTTCCGCGTGGATCAGATGCCGTACGGCGGCATCAAGGACAGCGGCTTCGGACGCGAAGGCGCCTTGGCGAGCGTCGAGGAGCTCACCTACTTGAAGATCGTCGTGCTCAGCACTTGA
- a CDS encoding histidine phosphatase family protein — MRRLHLVRHAQTRQDSTVASHAWRLTDLGEQQAVELAERVATLSLSRVVTSEEPKAVRTGAVIARTLHLKAETRPGLAEHARTTAPYFDRPEDFHAAIRALFATPAERVFGEESANEAHDRFRAALTAFMAEREQDELVVTHGTVLSLLVTRANDLDSFDFWQRELAMPMLVTLTWPSLKLVSIFTPPRATRSAG, encoded by the coding sequence GTGCGCCGCCTTCACCTCGTTCGGCACGCTCAAACTCGCCAAGACTCGACCGTCGCCTCGCACGCTTGGCGCCTCACCGACCTCGGCGAGCAGCAAGCCGTCGAACTCGCCGAGCGCGTCGCCACGCTGAGCTTGTCGCGCGTCGTGACGAGCGAGGAACCCAAGGCGGTTCGCACGGGCGCCGTCATCGCCCGAACGCTTCACCTGAAGGCTGAGACTCGTCCGGGCCTCGCCGAGCACGCCCGGACGACCGCGCCGTACTTCGACCGTCCCGAAGACTTCCACGCCGCCATCCGCGCGCTGTTCGCCACGCCCGCCGAGCGTGTCTTCGGAGAGGAAAGCGCGAACGAAGCCCACGACCGCTTCCGAGCCGCTTTGACCGCCTTCATGGCCGAGCGGGAACAAGACGAACTCGTCGTCACGCACGGCACGGTGCTCAGCCTTCTCGTGACGCGGGCCAACGACCTCGACTCCTTCGATTTCTGGCAACGTGAACTCGCCATGCCGATGCTCGTCACGTTGACGTGGCCGTCGTTGAAGCTTGTCTCGATCTTCACGCCTCCGCGCGCGACGAGGAGCGCCGGATGA
- a CDS encoding VOC family protein, which translates to MRVLETCLYVHDLDEAEAFYVNVLGFQVFARLAGRHLFLRAQDAMLLLFDPRESVKPGSTPVHAGSVGGHVCFAMAPQEAETWHARLVAAGLSVTRYRWGERGESLYFHDPSGNLLELAPPRIWGL; encoded by the coding sequence GTGCGCGTTCTCGAAACTTGCCTGTACGTCCACGACCTCGACGAGGCCGAGGCTTTCTACGTGAACGTGCTCGGCTTCCAGGTGTTCGCGCGCTTGGCGGGCCGCCACCTGTTCTTGCGCGCCCAGGACGCCATGCTGCTGCTCTTCGATCCGCGAGAGAGCGTCAAGCCGGGCAGCACGCCGGTACACGCGGGCTCGGTTGGCGGCCACGTCTGCTTCGCCATGGCGCCTCAGGAGGCCGAAACGTGGCACGCACGCCTCGTCGCCGCCGGCTTGTCGGTGACGCGCTACCGTTGGGGCGAGCGTGGCGAGAGCTTGTACTTTCACGATCCGAGCGGCAACCTCCTTGAGCTCGCCCCGCCGCGCATCTGGGGTTTGTAA
- the ubiE gene encoding bifunctional demethylmenaquinone methyltransferase/2-methoxy-6-polyprenyl-1,4-benzoquinol methylase UbiE translates to MRLRASTPPVGERLDKADPVRDMFAEIAPKYDLLNRVLSLGVDQGWRRAATREALLLHPKRVLDVATGTADFALELKRAAPDAEVIGCDFVPQMLEIGRQKAAARGLDVQLEEGDALNLPYEDASFDVVTCAFGFRNFADYKRGLAEFHRVLRPNGRLVILEFPPPPRGAFGALFRFYFRHVLPTIGRLVSGSVGAYTYLPASVMAFPEPARLADMMLASGFRARYRLLTFGVAALHVGQKV, encoded by the coding sequence ATGCGGCTCCGCGCCTCCACGCCGCCCGTCGGCGAACGCCTCGACAAAGCCGATCCCGTGCGCGACATGTTCGCCGAGATCGCCCCGAAGTACGACCTTCTCAACCGCGTGCTGAGCCTCGGCGTGGATCAAGGCTGGCGGCGCGCGGCGACCCGCGAAGCGTTGCTGCTCCACCCGAAGCGCGTCTTGGACGTCGCGACGGGCACGGCGGACTTCGCGCTCGAACTCAAGCGGGCCGCGCCCGACGCCGAGGTGATCGGGTGCGATTTCGTTCCGCAAATGCTGGAAATCGGTCGCCAAAAGGCCGCCGCGCGAGGCCTGGACGTGCAGTTGGAGGAAGGCGACGCCCTGAACCTGCCGTACGAGGACGCGTCGTTCGACGTCGTGACGTGCGCGTTCGGCTTCCGCAACTTCGCCGACTACAAGCGCGGCCTCGCCGAATTTCATCGGGTCCTGCGGCCGAACGGTCGCCTCGTGATCCTGGAGTTCCCGCCGCCGCCGCGAGGAGCGTTCGGCGCGCTGTTCCGCTTCTACTTCCGCCACGTGCTTCCGACCATCGGACGGCTCGTGTCGGGCAGCGTGGGCGCGTACACCTATCTGCCTGCCAGCGTCATGGCGTTTCCGGAGCCCGCTCGTCTCGCCGACATGATGCTCGCGTCGGGCTTTCGAGCGCGCTACCGTCTGCTGACGTTCGGCGTCGCGGCTCTGCACGTCGGCCAGAAGGTGTGA
- a CDS encoding sulfurtransferase, producing MLPKPIVSVAWLAEHLQEPDVRVCDCRFALGDSGAGHGAYREGHVPGAVYLDLERDLSGPKVRSGQGGRHPLPEPFTLAKRLEALGIGDGHRVVVYDDPRGGNGMFAARAWWLLRWLGHDDVAVLDGGWPAWQESGGDVERSTVEHPRATFTARPHEEWLVRAEDVPSLPGTLLDSRAPARFRGDVEPIDKKAGHVPGAHNLDWATALDDRGRFRRADEQRERLGLVPDGPVTVYCGSGVSACVNLVALELSGRSLGKETRLYAGSWSDWVSDDARAVETGEQAPKRGSLSSEPGMTAS from the coding sequence ATGCTGCCGAAACCGATCGTGTCCGTGGCGTGGCTCGCCGAGCACCTCCAAGAGCCCGACGTGCGAGTGTGCGACTGCCGATTCGCCCTCGGCGATTCCGGGGCAGGGCACGGCGCGTACCGCGAAGGTCACGTTCCGGGTGCGGTCTACCTGGACTTGGAGCGCGACTTGAGCGGCCCGAAGGTGAGGTCCGGTCAGGGAGGACGTCACCCGCTGCCCGAACCGTTCACCTTGGCGAAGCGGCTGGAAGCCCTCGGCATCGGCGACGGACACCGTGTCGTCGTATACGACGATCCGCGCGGCGGCAACGGCATGTTCGCCGCGCGCGCCTGGTGGTTGCTGCGCTGGCTCGGGCACGACGACGTCGCCGTGCTCGACGGTGGTTGGCCCGCGTGGCAGGAAAGCGGCGGCGACGTCGAGCGCTCCACCGTCGAGCATCCTCGCGCGACCTTCACCGCTCGGCCGCACGAGGAGTGGCTGGTGCGGGCCGAGGACGTGCCGAGCTTGCCGGGCACCTTGCTGGACTCGCGGGCGCCCGCTCGCTTTCGCGGAGACGTGGAGCCCATCGACAAGAAAGCCGGGCACGTTCCGGGCGCGCACAACCTCGATTGGGCGACGGCGCTCGACGACCGTGGGCGCTTTCGACGGGCCGACGAGCAGCGTGAACGCCTGGGACTCGTGCCCGACGGCCCGGTGACGGTGTACTGCGGCAGCGGCGTGTCGGCGTGCGTGAACCTCGTGGCGCTCGAACTCTCGGGACGGTCGCTCGGCAAGGAGACGCGCTTGTACGCCGGATCGTGGAGCGACTGGGTGAGCGACGACGCGCGCGCAGTCGAGACGGGTGAGCAAGCGCCGAAACGCGGCAGTTTGTCAAGTGAGCCAGGCATGACCGCTTCGTGA
- a CDS encoding FAD-dependent oxidoreductase: MLPSSSSRSLPQPGHRYDIAIVGAGLAGSELAWRLARERFDVLLVTQSLDSVGNLFHARVPRAFPIDSLFEHARLAAAPDDTNWALHREVKRILEGTSGIHLLQSCVTRLESGSPHVLHTWEGPTLKADVVVLAVGSFLSGRLSVGEFTEEAGRLSEIAYDFLWRDLAASGVAFAARRDMWSGEDGSVPYSVAYETFASSELSGFACTRFEGVYAVGRCRPGDASYERVLAEAAALAAQLGAREVTS; this comes from the coding sequence ATGCTGCCGTCCTCGTCTTCTCGCTCTCTACCGCAACCCGGCCATCGCTACGACATCGCGATCGTCGGAGCGGGCTTGGCAGGTTCGGAACTCGCGTGGCGCCTCGCCCGCGAGCGGTTCGACGTCCTGCTCGTGACCCAATCGCTCGACAGCGTCGGCAACCTCTTCCATGCCCGCGTGCCGCGCGCCTTTCCGATCGACTCGCTTTTCGAACACGCGCGCCTCGCCGCCGCGCCCGACGATACGAACTGGGCGCTTCACCGCGAGGTGAAGCGAATCCTGGAGGGCACGAGCGGCATCCACCTCTTGCAGTCGTGCGTGACGAGGCTGGAAAGCGGCTCGCCGCACGTCCTGCACACCTGGGAAGGGCCGACGCTGAAGGCGGACGTCGTCGTGCTGGCCGTCGGAAGCTTTCTCAGCGGGCGGCTGTCGGTGGGCGAGTTCACCGAAGAGGCCGGTCGTCTCAGCGAGATCGCGTACGACTTCTTGTGGCGCGACCTCGCCGCGTCGGGTGTGGCGTTCGCGGCGAGGCGTGACATGTGGAGCGGCGAGGACGGCAGCGTGCCGTACTCGGTGGCGTACGAGACTTTCGCTTCGAGCGAATTGTCGGGCTTCGCCTGCACGCGCTTCGAAGGCGTGTACGCCGTGGGCCGTTGCCGTCCGGGCGACGCGTCCTACGAACGCGTCCTCGCGGAGGCCGCCGCGCTCGCCGCGCAGCTCGGCGCTCGTGAGGTGACTTCGTGA
- a CDS encoding tRNA (guanine-N7)-methyltransferase: MILRLSDFRFPDSIARLYPDNPDGPWVLEIGFGDGRFWAEQGTVERSVNYLGVELSGVSLLKAQRRLKASGLSNAHLTKMPAMTLLRSVVPPQSLARIVVNFPDPWPKAGHEEHRLLRRPFFGLAASRLAAGGEVWFTTDHEEYFEFGVREGRESGWFDVELTEPPPATLRTKYALKWKDLGLGAQHAKFKVHSRPVVPGLAVEGDSNDLPHAILTLPSTFDLKDFEKTVVRHGSTTVVLLDAYRAARRDEWAILAHVEEEDLTQEALVAILPKEDGRTLVKLDRFGGVIVTSGIKAAVGAVTNLLEARGATVHTRAY, from the coding sequence GTGATCCTGAGGTTGTCGGACTTCCGCTTTCCCGATTCCATCGCGCGCCTCTACCCCGACAATCCCGACGGGCCGTGGGTGCTGGAGATCGGCTTCGGCGACGGGCGCTTCTGGGCCGAGCAAGGCACGGTCGAGCGAAGCGTGAACTACCTCGGCGTGGAGCTCTCGGGCGTGAGCCTGCTCAAAGCGCAGCGCCGCCTGAAGGCGAGCGGCCTTTCGAACGCGCACCTCACGAAGATGCCTGCCATGACCTTGCTGCGCTCGGTCGTGCCGCCGCAAAGCCTTGCGCGCATCGTCGTGAACTTTCCCGATCCGTGGCCGAAGGCAGGGCACGAGGAGCACCGCTTGCTACGCCGTCCGTTCTTCGGCCTCGCTGCGAGCCGACTCGCGGCGGGCGGAGAAGTGTGGTTCACGACCGACCACGAGGAGTACTTCGAGTTCGGCGTGCGAGAAGGACGCGAAAGCGGCTGGTTCGACGTCGAGCTCACCGAGCCGCCGCCCGCCACGTTGCGCACGAAGTACGCGCTGAAGTGGAAGGACCTCGGGCTCGGCGCACAGCACGCGAAGTTCAAAGTCCATTCGCGCCCGGTCGTGCCGGGCCTCGCCGTGGAAGGAGATTCGAACGACTTGCCGCACGCCATCTTGACCTTGCCGTCCACCTTCGATCTGAAGGACTTCGAGAAGACCGTCGTTCGTCACGGAAGCACGACCGTCGTCCTGCTCGACGCCTACCGCGCCGCGCGCCGCGACGAGTGGGCGATTCTCGCGCACGTCGAGGAGGAGGACCTCACGCAAGAAGCGCTCGTCGCGATTCTTCCCAAGGAAGACGGGCGGACGCTCGTGAAGCTCGATCGTTTCGGCGGCGTGATCGTCACCAGCGGCATCAAGGCGGCGGTGGGCGCGGTGACGAATCTTCTGGAGGCGCGCGGCGCGACGGTTCACACGCGGGCGTACTGA
- the priA gene encoding replication restart helicase PriA — protein sequence MHASAWSVTLPLPLGPLDFGVPHGFVGEPPVGHRVVVPWQGELRIGVVVGEGHGASHRLRDAVTLLDAAEGGPWLHSAFVSALLAESKLSRVPLGVLLCELVCVGLDAKLAHRVRAVDGANLDVFGGDVPSAAWTNGLNMDSGLLDAIRAQGLLEERVTPARRTVSVIRALEAGRELLTPKQTVAWDWLRGRESVATLSEWAELARVSSSVVTGVLNRGWAERVDVPAPWPDLPPIGETPKPILDTVPEADEWRVHGGRASQRYRLLAARIARVLDIGRSVIVIAPDHMTLSRAWTHLSGLSSEERGRAVLFSGALSGEQRERTWELVRSGAARLVIGTHAALCAPVTDLALIVVDEEGSDAHKLRGGGSVFVPEVARRMAASAECILAWTGCVPSPEVLNVPGVVLPPPPSRVHVVDFGAPIAAPELGPLSRADLRPGRQGYPLSHDLVQVLRQVAERGRQAVLLAPRRGYSALLRCPSCEHTPMCKHCDVPLRFHQETRQLTCHQCGYRERLHERCEACGERMWQAKGPGTEWIASEVRKVLPDFPVLRFDKDRQDDLSKVDAGESAVIVGTQALLTRAAPPDLALIGVTLADTWLNVSDFRASERYHRLLRQLLEWHASRAPMLLVQTFQATHPALVSVVDGHDAAHYPSLEQLARRTLKYPPYARLAHIEVTARDQERARGAAEAVAAALYGGGAQEGEVLGPSPSPIPKLKGAYPYHLLLRVRDEARLDTLLSALDTRFAGRVRVDVHPRGGLGI from the coding sequence ATGCACGCTTCCGCGTGGTCCGTCACGCTGCCTTTACCGCTCGGCCCGCTGGACTTCGGCGTACCGCACGGTTTCGTCGGCGAGCCTCCCGTGGGGCACCGAGTGGTCGTGCCGTGGCAAGGCGAGTTGCGCATCGGCGTGGTCGTCGGGGAGGGTCACGGTGCGTCGCACCGCCTGCGCGACGCCGTGACCCTGCTGGACGCGGCCGAGGGCGGACCTTGGCTGCACTCGGCCTTCGTGTCGGCCCTGCTCGCCGAGTCGAAGCTGTCGCGGGTGCCCTTGGGAGTGCTGCTGTGCGAACTCGTCTGCGTCGGGCTGGACGCCAAGCTCGCGCACCGTGTGCGGGCCGTGGACGGAGCGAATCTCGACGTGTTCGGAGGCGACGTGCCGAGCGCGGCGTGGACGAACGGCTTGAACATGGACTCGGGCTTGCTCGACGCGATTCGCGCTCAAGGCTTGCTCGAAGAGCGCGTGACGCCCGCACGACGCACCGTCAGCGTGATTCGCGCGCTGGAGGCGGGCCGCGAGCTTCTCACGCCGAAGCAGACGGTCGCATGGGATTGGCTGCGCGGACGTGAAAGCGTGGCGACCCTCAGCGAGTGGGCTGAACTCGCGCGGGTGAGTTCGTCCGTCGTGACGGGCGTGCTGAACCGCGGATGGGCCGAGCGGGTGGACGTTCCCGCCCCGTGGCCCGACTTGCCGCCGATCGGCGAGACGCCCAAGCCGATCCTCGACACGGTGCCCGAAGCGGACGAGTGGCGCGTTCACGGAGGCCGCGCTTCGCAGCGGTACCGACTGCTCGCGGCCAGAATCGCGCGCGTGCTGGACATCGGCCGTTCCGTCATCGTGATAGCGCCCGACCACATGACCCTTTCGCGGGCGTGGACGCACCTGTCGGGCCTTTCGAGCGAGGAGCGCGGGCGAGCCGTGCTGTTCTCGGGCGCGCTGAGCGGCGAGCAGCGCGAGCGAACGTGGGAGCTCGTTCGGTCGGGCGCGGCTCGTCTGGTGATCGGCACGCACGCCGCCTTGTGCGCGCCCGTGACGGACCTCGCCTTGATCGTCGTGGACGAGGAGGGCAGCGACGCGCACAAGTTGCGCGGAGGTGGAAGCGTCTTCGTGCCGGAAGTCGCGCGGCGCATGGCGGCGAGCGCCGAGTGCATTCTCGCGTGGACGGGCTGCGTCCCCAGCCCCGAAGTGCTGAACGTGCCGGGCGTCGTGCTGCCGCCGCCACCTTCGCGCGTGCACGTCGTGGATTTCGGCGCTCCGATCGCCGCGCCCGAGCTCGGCCCGCTCTCGCGCGCGGACCTTCGGCCCGGCAGACAAGGCTATCCCTTGTCGCACGACCTCGTGCAGGTGCTGCGGCAAGTCGCCGAGCGCGGCCGTCAAGCGGTTCTCCTCGCGCCGAGGCGAGGCTACTCGGCGTTGCTTCGCTGCCCGTCGTGCGAGCACACCCCGATGTGCAAGCACTGCGACGTCCCCTTGCGTTTCCACCAGGAAACGCGCCAGCTCACGTGCCACCAGTGCGGTTACCGTGAGCGGCTGCACGAACGCTGCGAGGCGTGCGGAGAACGCATGTGGCAAGCCAAGGGGCCGGGCACGGAATGGATCGCCTCGGAAGTTCGCAAGGTGCTGCCTGACTTTCCGGTGCTGCGCTTCGACAAGGACCGCCAAGACGATCTGTCCAAGGTGGACGCGGGCGAAAGCGCCGTGATCGTCGGAACGCAGGCGCTTCTCACACGCGCCGCGCCGCCCGACTTGGCCCTCATCGGCGTGACGCTCGCCGACACGTGGCTCAACGTCTCGGACTTTCGCGCGTCCGAGCGGTACCACCGCCTCTTGCGGCAACTGCTGGAGTGGCACGCGAGCCGCGCGCCGATGCTCTTGGTGCAGACCTTTCAAGCGACGCATCCGGCCCTCGTGAGCGTGGTAGACGGGCACGACGCCGCGCACTACCCCTCGTTGGAGCAACTCGCGCGCCGAACGCTGAAGTACCCGCCGTACGCGCGCCTCGCGCACATCGAGGTGACGGCGCGCGACCAAGAGCGGGCGCGAGGTGCCGCCGAGGCCGTCGCGGCGGCGCTATACGGCGGGGGCGCTCAGGAAGGAGAGGTGCTGGGACCTTCGCCTTCCCCCATTCCGAAGTTGAAGGGCGCCTATCCGTACCATTTGTTGCTGCGTGTACGCGACGAGGCGCGGCTCGACACGCTGCTCTCCGCCCTCGACACGCGCTTCGCCGGGCGCGTGCGGGTGGACGTCCACCCGCGCGGTGGGCTCGGCATTTGA
- a CDS encoding RIO1 family regulatory kinase/ATPase — MPRLQDLDFDGFSDAANERRSVKTRRPRATRRSVHALETQGEHDDVVFNDPSLAALHAKGLLEELLGELKSGKEAVVYLARTPFGPAALKLYKDLAVRSFKQDGVYRAGRYIGDDRIEKAIRQRTSTGVDVQQALWVMHEYREMWTLYEAGVRVPKPFVGPGPKECAEAGRAVLMQLVGTDDRPAPRLSDARLSREDALDAWQQSLDLLAALVRLGRAHGDFSTYNLLWHDRLVYVIDFPQVVHKAENPAFDALLARDVKSLCTSFSRHGLHFDSASTLRDVLRRAKR, encoded by the coding sequence GTGCCCCGACTTCAAGACCTCGACTTCGACGGCTTCTCGGACGCCGCCAACGAACGCCGAAGTGTCAAGACGCGTCGCCCCCGTGCCACGCGCCGCTCGGTCCACGCGTTGGAAACGCAAGGAGAGCACGACGACGTCGTCTTCAACGATCCGAGCCTCGCGGCGCTGCACGCCAAGGGTTTGCTGGAGGAACTGCTCGGCGAGCTCAAGAGCGGTAAGGAAGCGGTCGTGTACCTCGCGCGCACACCCTTCGGGCCCGCCGCGCTGAAGTTGTACAAGGACCTCGCCGTCCGCTCGTTCAAGCAAGACGGCGTGTACCGCGCGGGCCGTTACATCGGCGACGACCGCATCGAGAAAGCCATCCGCCAGCGCACCTCCACGGGCGTGGACGTGCAGCAAGCCTTGTGGGTGATGCACGAGTATCGAGAGATGTGGACGTTGTACGAAGCGGGCGTGCGTGTGCCCAAACCGTTCGTCGGGCCGGGACCGAAAGAATGCGCCGAGGCAGGTCGGGCGGTCCTGATGCAACTCGTCGGTACCGACGACCGCCCCGCTCCCCGCTTGTCCGACGCCCGCCTTTCGCGAGAGGACGCCCTCGACGCTTGGCAGCAAAGTCTCGATCTGCTCGCCGCCCTCGTTCGCCTCGGCCGTGCGCACGGCGATTTCAGCACCTACAACCTGCTTTGGCACGACCGACTCGTGTACGTGATCGACTTTCCGCAAGTCGTTCACAAAGCCGAGAATCCCGCCTTCGACGCCTTGCTCGCCCGTGACGTGAAGTCGCTGTGCACGTCCTTCTCGCGCCACGGGCTGCATTTCGATTCCGCTTCCACCTTGCGTGACGTTCTGCGCCGCGCGAAGCGCTGA
- a CDS encoding FAD binding domain-containing protein → MYTTEFDYQRANSVSEALAMLAQNPDAKLLAGGHSLVPAMKLRLASPSALIDVSRIADLRGIRVEGGTVVIGAMTTHRDVEFSETLADVVPILPEVARLIGDPMVRNKGTVGGALAHADPAADYPAVMLALGASMKIASSEGERVVPADEFFLGMFQTAVEPGEMLVEIHVPARSSGEGQAYAKFPHPASRYAIAGVAAVVKASSGAVTQARVAMTGAGEQAVRLTKVEAALQGQPLSAASIAAAVASAVSPDDLIGDSFASAEYRAHLVSVQARDALTRAFERANT, encoded by the coding sequence ATGTACACCACCGAATTCGATTACCAACGTGCGAACAGTGTCTCGGAAGCTTTGGCGATGCTCGCGCAAAATCCCGATGCGAAGCTGCTGGCGGGCGGACACAGCCTCGTTCCCGCGATGAAGCTGCGGCTCGCCTCTCCGTCGGCCCTCATCGACGTGTCGCGCATTGCGGACCTTCGCGGTATTCGCGTCGAGGGCGGCACCGTCGTGATCGGCGCGATGACGACGCACCGCGACGTGGAATTCAGCGAGACGCTGGCGGACGTCGTGCCGATTCTGCCGGAAGTGGCTCGGCTCATCGGTGACCCGATGGTGCGCAACAAGGGCACCGTCGGCGGCGCCCTCGCTCACGCGGACCCGGCGGCGGACTACCCGGCGGTGATGCTGGCGCTCGGCGCGTCCATGAAAATCGCGTCCTCGGAAGGCGAACGGGTCGTGCCCGCCGACGAGTTCTTCCTCGGCATGTTTCAAACGGCGGTGGAGCCGGGCGAGATGCTGGTCGAGATTCACGTGCCCGCGCGGTCGTCCGGCGAAGGGCAGGCGTACGCCAAGTTCCCGCATCCCGCGTCTCGGTACGCGATCGCGGGCGTGGCGGCCGTCGTGAAGGCGTCGAGCGGCGCGGTGACGCAAGCGCGTGTGGCCATGACGGGCGCGGGCGAGCAGGCCGTTCGCTTGACGAAGGTGGAGGCCGCCTTGCAAGGGCAACCGCTTTCGGCGGCATCGATCGCGGCGGCCGTGGCGAGCGCCGTGTCCCCCGACGACCTCATCGGCGATTCCTTCGCGTCCGCCGAGTACCGCGCGCACCTCGTGTCCGTGCAAGCGCGAGACGCGCTCACGCGGGCCTTCGAGCGTGCCAACACCTGA